In a single window of the Zea mays cultivar B73 chromosome 5, Zm-B73-REFERENCE-NAM-5.0, whole genome shotgun sequence genome:
- the LOC100276136 gene encoding uncharacterized protein LOC100276136 has translation MGSLGPSVVTLQEQQQQPKPRKPAAAGGGCHELEQQSSNCGGSSFRMPLHYPRYKKADYEAMPEWRVDCLLREYGLPVAGDLRGKREFAMGAFLWPGQY, from the coding sequence ATGGGCTCCCTGGGTCCTAGCGTGGTGACCCTGCAGGAACAGCAGCAGCAGCCCAAGCCCCGCAaaccggcggcggcgggcggcggcTGCCACGAGCTGGAGCAGCAGAGCAGCAACTGCGGCGGGTCGTCGTTCCGGATGCCGCTGCACTACCCGCGGTACAAGAAGGCGGACTACGAGGCCATGCCGGAGTGGCGCGTCGACTGCCTGCTCCGCGAGTACGGCCTCCCCGTCGCCGGGGACCTTCGCGGGAAGCGGGAGTTCGCCATGGGCGCCTTCCTCTGGCCCGGTCAGTACTGA